From the genome of Rathayibacter sp. VKM Ac-2804:
ACCGGCGTGGATGGCACGGGTGTCGAAGTGCTGCTTCTTGGGCATGATCGCGGGCTTTCCGGGTCGAGGGGTGGAGAAGAAGGGGAGGGGGAACGGCGCTCAGGCCGTCGCGAACGACAGGAGGTCCTGCCGGGTGATCACGGCGACGGGCTTGCCCTCATCGGTGACGAGCAGGGCGTTCGCCTCGCTCAGAGCGGCGCGGGCGGCCGTGATGCTCTCGCCGAGGCCGATCAGGCGGAGCGCATCGCCGGCCCAGGGGCCGATCGGATCGGTCATCGAGGTCGCACCGCTGAAGACGCGGTCGAGCAGCTCGCGCTCGTCGACGGCGCCGACGACCTCGCCCATCACGACCGGCGGCTCGGCGGTGAGGACGGGCAGCTGCGAGACACCGTAGGTGGTCATGATCTCGATCGCGTCGCGGACCGTGTCGCTGGGGTGCACGTGCACGAGGGCCGGCAGGTCGCCCGTGCTCGGGTTCGCGGCGCGGGCCGAGAGCACGTCGCGGACCGTGCCCTCCTCGCGGTGCTCGAGGAAGCCGTAGGAGCGCATCCAGCGGTCGTTGAAGATCTTGCCGAGGTAGCCGCGCCCGCCGTCGGGGAGCAGCACGACGACCACGTCGTCGGGTCCGAGCTCGGCGGCCGCCTTGAGCGCGACCGAGACGGCGAGGCCGCTCGAGCCGCCGACCAGCAGGCCCTCCTCGCGGGCGAGCCGGCGGGTCATCGCGAACGACTCGGCGTCGCTGGAGGCGATGATGCGGTCCACCACGCTCGGGTCGTAGGCGCTCGGCCAGAAGTCCTCGCCGACGCCCTCGGTCAGGTACGGGCGCCCGCCGCCGCCGGAGTAGACCGAGCCCTCCGGGTCGGCGCCGACGATCTGCACGCGGCCCTCCGACACCTCCTTGAGATAGCGGCCGACGCCGCTGATGGTGCCGCCGGTGCCGACGCCCGCGACGAAGTGGGTGAGCTTGCCGGCGGTGTCGCGCCAGATCTCGGGACCGGTGGTCTCGTAGTGGCTGAGCGGCCCGTTGAGGTTCGCGTACTGGTTGGGCTTGAAGGCGCCCGGGATCTCGCGCGCCAGGCGGTCCGAGACGGAGTAGTAGGAGTCCGGGTCCTCGGGCGCGACGGCCGTCGGGGTGACGACGATCTCGGCACCGTAGGCGGTGAGCACGTTCCGCTTGTCCTCGCCGACCTTGTCGGGCAGGACGAAGACGCAGCGGTAGCCGCGCTGCTGCGCGACGAGGGCCAGGCCGATGCCGGTGTTGCCGCTGGTCGGCTCGACGATGGTGCCGCCGGGCTTCAGGAGCCCGTCGCGCTCGGCCGCGTCGATGATGCGCGTCGCGATGCGGTCCTTCGAGGAGCCGCCGGGGTTGAGGTACTCGACCTTGACCAGGACGGTGGCCTGCACGCCGGAGGCGACCGGGCCGAGCTTCACCAGCGGGGTGTCGCCGATCAGGTCGAGCACCGAATCGGCGTACGCCATCCCGGTGTCCGGGCGTGCGGGAAGGGCTCGATCGAGGGTCATCTGTCCAGCGTATCAACCGCGGATCGGCGGATGACGGGGGCCGCCGAGACGCTCGCAGGCGGCTCCCGCTCGGCCCGGGAGGGAGTGGTTCGACGCCGGGGAGTGCCCTATCGTGGGGGTCCTCGCGTCACCGCCGACCGGAACGGACACCGCCTGCAATGACCCCTCCGATCACCGCCACGACGCGGGGTCCGGCCGACGCGCGCCTGCTCAGACTGCTCGGCCCCGCCATGGTCGCCGGAGTCGCCTACCTCGATCCGGGCAACGTCGCCAGCAACATGACGGCGGGTGCCCGCTTCGGCTATCTGCTCGTCTGGGTGGTCGTCCTCGGCAACCTGATGGCCTGGCTGATCCAGTACCTCTCGGCCAAGCTCGGCCTGATGACGGGCAAGTCGCTGCCCGAGCTGCTCGGCGAGCGCCTCCGCGGGCGCTGGGGCCGGCGCGCCTACTGGCTTCAGGCCGAGACGGTCGCGATCGCCACCGACCTCGCCGAGGTCATCGGCGGGGCGATCGCGCTGAACCTGCTGTTCGGGCTTCCGCTGCTCGCGGGCGGACTCGTCACCGGGGCCGTCTCGCTGGTGCTCCTGGTGATCCAGACCCGCGGCGGCGCGCAGCCGTTCGAGCGCGTGATCACAGCGCTGATGGTCGTCATCGCGGTCGGCTTCACCGTGGGCGTGGTCGTCGATCCGCCGGACGCGGGCGCCGCCGCCGCCGGGCTCCTCCCCCGCTTCGACGGCTCGGAGTCGGTGCTCCTCGCCGCGTCGATCCTCGGCGCCACGGTCATGCCGCACGCGATCTACGCGCACTCGGCCCTCGCGCGGGACCGCTTCGGCCGCGTCGACGGGGTGACCGCCCGCCGGAGGATCCTCACGGCCACCCGGATCGACGTCACCGTGGCCCTCGCGATCGCCGGCACCGTGAACCTCGCGATCCTCCTGCTCGCCGCGCACTCGCTGTCCGGCGTCGCCGGCACCGACAGCCTCGAGGGCGCGCACGCCGCGATCGGCGCGGCGCTCGGGCCGGTCGTCGCGACGCTCTTCGCAGTCGGCCTCCTGGCCTCCGGACTCGCCTCGACCTCGGTCGGCGCCTACGCCGGCGCGGAGATCATGCACGGGCTGCTGAACCTGCGGGTGCCGCTCGTCGCCCGCCGCCTGGTCACGCTGATCCCGGCGCTGATCGTGCTCGGGATCGGCTTCGACCCGACCCGCGCGCTCGTGCTGAGCCAGGTCGTGCTCTCCTTCGGCATCCCCTTCGCGCTCGTGCCGCTCGTCGCCCTGACCCGGAACCGCGCCCTGATGGGCGACCAGGCGAACCGCTGGTTCACCACCCTCGGCGCGATCCTCGCCGCCCTCTTCCTGATCGTGCTGAACGGCCTGCTCCTCTGGCTGACCTTCACCGCGTGAGCGCGGCGCTGCATGCTCACCGGCTGACCCGCAGGCGCTGCATGCTCACCGGCTGACCCGCAGGCGCTGCATGCTGGTCGAGCAGCCCGCAGGGCGTCTCGAGACCCGCCCCCAGCCAGCACTCCCACCGCGCATTGATCCGATCCGGAGCCTCGCTCGTTATCCTCTGAGAGCGCCTCTCAGGCGCCTGCGCCCTCCCCGGCGCGCCACCCCGACTCAGAACGAGAGACGCCACCGTGCCCAAAGACACGATGTCCGCCAAGAACCGCGCCCGCCAGGACAAGGTCGAGGCCTACAAGCGCGAGCAGGCCAAGCGCAAGCGCAGCGGCCGGATCTGGATCTGGTCGCTCTCGGCCCTCGCCGTCGTCGCGATCGGCGGCATCGTCGCCGTGACCGTCTTCGGCAACCAGCAGATCGTCGAGGCCCGGCAGATCGACGGCCTGCAGACCTTCGAGAACGACGCGACCCACGTCGCCGGTGCGGTCGAGTACGAGCAGACTCCCCCGGCGGGCGGCCCGCACAACGCGGTCTGGATGAACTGCGGTGTCTACAGCGAGCCCGTCCCGAACGAGAACGCCGTGCACGACCTCGAGCACGGCGCCGTCTGGGCGACCTACGACCCGTCCCTCCCTCAGAGCGAGGTCGACGCCCTCATCGCCGCGATGCCCGACACCTACGCGGTCGTCTCGCCCTACGAGGGACTCGAGTCGCCGATCGTGCTGAGCGCCTGGGACGCCCAGGTCGCCATCGACTCCCCGGAGGACCCGCGCATCGACGCGTTCGTCGAGCGCTTCTGGCAGGCCTCGACCGCGCCCGAGCCCGGTGCCCCGTGCACCGGAGGCATCGATGCGCCCGGCAAGCAGTAGGGGCCGCCTCCTCGTCGCGGCCGTCGCCGCCGTCGCCCTGCTCCTGGGCGCCGCGGGCGGCTACCTCTTCGGCGCCCTCGCCCCGTTCTCCTCCACGGCCACGCCGTCGACGACGAGCGCGGAGGCCGGCTTCGCCCGCGACATGCAGGTGCACCACCTCCAGGGCGCCGAGCTCGCGATGATCGCGCGCGACCGCAGCACCGACGACGAGGTCCTCACCGTCTCGAAGGACATCCTGCTCACCCAGCAGCAGCAGGCCGGCCAGCTGTTCGGCTGGCTGAACTCCTGGGGCCTGCCGCAGGCCGCTCCCGAGCCGTCGATGACGTGGATGGGCCGGCCCACCCTCGCGGGCGCGGCCGACGAGCACTCGTCGATGGGCATGTCCACGGAGGAGGACGTCGTCCCCGAGAGCATGCCAGGCCTCGCGACGCCCGAGCAGATCACCGAGCTCGGCACGCTGACCGGCCGCGACTTCGACCGCCGGTTCCTGGAGCTGATGATCGCCCACCACCGCGGCGCGATCGACATGGCCGAGGCGCTGCTTGCCCGCAGCCGCGCCACGGTCGCCACCGACTTCGCCTCCTCGGTCGTCCAGGCCCAGGAGGCCGAGATCTCCCTGATGGAGCAGATGCTCGCCGACCGCCCGGCCGCCTGACCTGGAACCTCCGACTCGGACTGTCTCACCATTGAGACAGAACAGAGTAGTGTCTCGAACATGAGACTCGGCGAGCTGAAGACGGCGCAGAAGGAGCTCGGCTACTCCGTCGATCTCCTCGCCTCCCGTGCGGGTCTCTCGCGCGCCACCGGCTACCGGATCCTCTCGGGGCAGACCGACCCGCGCCTCGACGACCTGCGGGAGCTCCTGCTCGCGGTGGGCCTCGATCTCGATCTGTCGGTCCGGCCCCTCTCCGATCCGCACGCGGCGTCGGCCGCGCGCGCGATGCTCGGAGACCTCTCGGTGGCCCCTGGCGACGAGGAGATCGCGGCCTGGACCGCTCGGCTCACCCGGTACTCGCGCGGGGAGACGGCGCTCCTCCTCGGCGAGGCCGGTCGAGCGTCCGCACCGCAGCACCGGCCGGGTGCCGTCGCCCTCGCAGGCCCGCGCTGGAGCATCGACCGCCTCGCCTCCGCGGGGCACGCCTCCGAGGAGCCGTGGGCGCTCTCCGGAGCGGCCGCCTTCGATGCGATGGGGTACGACCTGCAGGGGGTCTCGGTGCTGTGGACCACGGACCCGCGCCGGGTCTCACAGCTGCTCGCCGACACTCTGACGCCGACGACCACCGAGCACGCCGACGTCCTCGTGGTCCCCGCGCCCGCGCCCCTGTTCCAGGGCGCGGTCGACGTCGAGGGAGTCGTTTTGGTGTCCCCGCTGCAGGCGGTGCTCGACGGCATCGGCCTCGGCGGTGACCTGGCGGCGATCGCCTCGGAGCTGGGACGGGAGTGGTCGTGACCGACGAGCAGCGACCCGGACCCGGCTACCGGCGTCGCCCGACCGGCGGACGGACCGAAGGACCGGCGGACCGCTCACTCCCCGCCGCGGACAGCACCCTCCTGCGCGAGCGGACCGGCATCACCTGGACCGCGTCGACGATCGAGTGGAACCGCCTCGTGGCGACCACCTCCGAGCGCGCCCGGTTCCGCTTCCGCGCCTCGCTGCCCGACCTCGTCTGGAACGCCGCGGCACTCGAGGGCAACACCTTCACCCTCCCCGAGGTGCGGACCCTCCTCGAGGGCGTGACCGTCGGCGGCAAGCCGCTGGCCGACGAGGAGCAGGTCCTGGCGTTGAGTCAGGCGTACAGCGATCTGGACCAGCTGGTCGGCCGGAGCGCCTTCGCCCTCCGCAAGGACGTGTCGGACACCCTTCACCGCACGGTCGCGGCGAAGGAGGCGATCGAGTCCGGCCACTTCCGCGGCGAGGGAACCGTCTCCGGCGGCGGCAGCGTGCGACTCGCGAACGGCGGCTTCGTCGCCGGCGTCGAGCACGGGACCGGCGGCGAGGCACTGATCGAGCGCTTCGACTCGCTCGTCCGCTTCCTCGAGACGCTGCCCGAACCGAGGGAGCGGGCCGTGGCCTACTTCGCAGCCGCGACACGGAGCCAGTTCTACTTCGACGGCAACAAGCGCACCGCCCGCCTGATGATGACGGGAGTGCTGATGAGCGCCGGCATCGACGCCGTCAACATCCCCTACAGCCGCCGCCTCGAATTCAACCGCGCCCTCGACGAGCTGTCCGAGACGGACGACGCGACCAGCCTGATGCGCTTCGTCGTCGACTGCGCCTGACACACGGACACCCCCGCGCCGCCGCCGACGCGCGTCAGGAGCTGAGGGCAGTCTCGACCTGCTGGGCGTAGAGGGAGGCGTAGAGACCGCGGCGCTCGAGCAGCTCGAGGTGGGTGCCGGACTCGACGATGCGGCCGCCGTCGACGACGTGGATGACGTCGGCCGAGACGACCGTCGAGAGGCGGTGCGCGATCGCGATGGTGGTGCGGCCGCGGGCGGCGTCGTCGAGGGCGGTCTGCACGATCCGCTCCGAGACGGTGTCCAGCGCGCTCGTCGCCTCGTCGAGGATGAGCACGGCCGGGTCCTTCAGCAGCACCCGCGCGATCGCGAGGCGCTGCTTCTCGCCGCCGGAGAGCCGATAGCCGCGCTCGCCGACGAGGGTGTCGTAGCCGTCGGGGAAGGACGCGATCGTGTCGTGGATGTTCGCGGACCGCGCGGCCGCCTCCAGTTCCTCCTGCGTCGCTCCGGGGCGCGCGTAGCGGAGGTTGTCGGCGATCGTCGCGTGGAAGAGGTACGTCTCCTGGCTGACGATGCCGATGTGCGAGACCAGCGACTCCTGCCGCAGCTCGCGGACGTCCGCGCCGGCGAAGCGGACCGACCCTTCGGTGACGTCGTAGAGCCGGGGCACGAGGTACGAGATGGTCGTCTTGCCCGCACCGGAGGGCCCCACGAAGGCGACGAACTGGCCGGGCTCGATCGAGACCGAGACGCGGTCGAGGGTCGGCCGGACGTCGTCGGTCTGGTCGGGGTAGCGGAAGACGACCTCGTCGAGCTCGACCCGGCCGAGCTCGCCGTCGACGTCGCGGGCGCCCGCACGGTCGGCGATCGCGGGCTTCAGGTCGAGGTACTCGAAGATGCGGGCGAAGAGCGCGCCGGCGGTCTGCAGGTCGAGCGCGACGCGCATCAGGCCCAGCAGCGGCCACATCAGCCGCGCCTGCACGGTGGTGAAGGCGACGACGGTGCCGGCGGTGACGGTCGTCCCGCCGAGGATCAGCCAGGCGGCGACGAGGTAGACGACCACGGGGATCACCGAGAGGAAGATCTGCACGGTCGCGAAGAACCACTGCCCGGACATCTGCTGGCGGACCTGGAGCTCGATCTGCCGGCCGTTCTCGTCCGCGTAGCGGGTGACCTCCGACTCCTGGCGGCCGAAGCTCTTGGCGAGCAGGATGCCCGAGACGCTCAGCGTCTCCTGCGTGATCGCCGTCATCTCGGACAGCGACTCCTGCGTCTTCGTGGCGATCCGGGCGCGGACCTGGCCGACCCGGCGCTGGGCGATGACCAGGACCGGGGTGAGCACCACGGCGACGATCGTCATCTGCCAGGACAGCAGGAGCATCGCGACGACCGCCGCGATCACGGTGACGGTGTTGCCGAGCACGCTCGAGACGGTGTTGGTGAGCACGCTGGCCACGCCGCCGACGTCGTTCGCGAGGCGCGACTGGATCACGCCGGTGCGGGTGCGGGTGAAGAAGCCGAGCTCCATCGCCTGGAGGTGGCGGAACAGCCGGATCCGCAGCTCGCCCATCACGCTGTTGCCGACGGTCGCGGTGAGGAAGGTCTGCCAGACGCCGAGCACGGCGGAGACCACCCAGATCAGCACCATCACGCCGACGAGCTCGAGCAGGACGGGGAAGTCCGGGCGGCCCGACTCCGGGAACAGCCCGCGGTCGAAGGCCAGCTGGGTGAGCAGCGGCGGCACGACCGTCAGTGCGGCGCCGACGAGCACGAGGGCGACCGTGAGCGTGAGCTTCGTGCGGTGGTCGCGGAAGAGCGAGGCGATCCGGGAGAAGAGGTGGTCGATCCTCGGGGCGTCGGAGTTCTTGCGCCGCTGGGCGTCGGGGTCGCTGCTGGAGATCTTCCCGCGCACCGCGCCCGCGCGCATCCCGCCGCCGCTCGCGACGTCACCCATCCTGCTCATCGCTCGACCATAACCCCGCCCGCCGACACCGCCCGCGGCTTCCGCCCACGGCGAAGATGTGCTCAGCGGCGGGCGCTCGGCGGCGACCCTGCCGACCATGTCGGGCCGCGTTCGCGGACTCGACTCACCGGGTCTCGATACGCCGCGTCCCGCGGCTGCTCGACCAGCATGGAGGGGACCACCGTCCGCAGGCCGCCGGTCGGTCCACCGCCTGGCCGGCGCGATCATGCTGGTCGAGTAGCCGCCATCGGCGGCGTATCGAGACCCACGCGGACGAAGGAAGGCCCAGGCCCTGCGTGAGCAGGACCCGGGCCTCCGAATGGAACGGCGATCAGCCCTTCGTGGCGCCGGCCAGCAGGCCGCGGACGAAGAAGCGCTGGAGGGCGAAGAACACGATCAGCGGGACGATGATCGAGATGAACGCTCCGGCCGTGAGGAGCTCCCACGACTGGCCGTACGAGCCCGAGAGGTCCTGCAGCGCCTTCGTGATCGGGAGCCCCTGCCCGGAGGTGAAGACCGTCGCGACCAGCAGGTCGTTCCAGACCCACAGGAACTGGAAGATGCCGAACGAGGCGATCGCCGGGACCGAGAGCGGCAGCACGATGCGGAAGAAGATCTGGCCGTGGCCGGCTCCGTCCACGCGCGCCGCCTCGATGACCTCGCCGGGGATCTCCGAGATGAAGTTGTGCAACATGAAGATCGCCAGCGGGAGCGCGAAGATCGTGTGCGCGATCCACACCTTCGCGTACGAGCCGTCCAACCCGTTCACCCCGAGCCCGGGCAGGATGTAGAGGTTGCCGATGCGCAGGCCGTCCGAGAACAGCTGCAGCAGCGGGACGAGGGCCATCTGGATCGGCACGATCTGCAGCGAGAACACGAGCACGAACAGCGTGTTCCGGCCCTTGAAGTCGATCCAGGCGAACGCGTAGGCCGCGAGGCTGGCGATCGTGATCGGGATCAGCGCCGCCGGCAGCGTGATGACCAGCGAGTTCACGAACGCCTTGCCCAGCGTCAGGCTGTCGCCCGAGTTCAGCGCGTTCGCGTAGTTGTCGAGGGTGAAGCCGGGGTTGGCGAAGATCGTCCACCAGCCGGTCGTCTTGATGTCGTTCGCGGGGCGGAACGACGAGATGAACAGCCCGAGGGTCGGGATGGTCCAGATCGCCGCGATGATCGCGGCCGCGAGGGTCGCTCCGCGCGAGGTGGTCGCCTTGCGGACCTTGCCGCTGGCCGCCTCGATCTTCGACTCGCCGCGGGCGAGCGAGCGCTCGGTGCTGCGGTCGACCGGAACCTGGATCGGAGTGGGCGTGACGCTCATCGGATCTCCCTCTGCTTGGCGAGCTGGCGGGCGTTGTAGACGACGATCGGGAGCACGAGCAGGAACAGGATGACCGCGAGGGCCGCGCTGTAGCCGCTGCGGGCGCCGAGCTGGAACTGGCGGACCATCTCGAAGGCGAGGACGGTGGTGTCGGAGCGGCCGCCGGTCATCGCCGAGACGATGTCGAAGACCTTCAGCGAGGCGATCGAGATCGTGGTCAGCACGACCACGATCGAGGAGCGGATGCCCGGGACGACGACGTTCCAGAACGACTGCCAGGCGTTGGTGCCGTCCAGCGACGCCGCCTCCAGCTGCTCCGAGGGCACGCCCTTGATGGCGGCCGAGAGGACCGTCATCGCGAAGCCGGCCTGCGTCCAGATCAGCACGACGACCAGGAACAGCGTGTTCCACGGCTCGAGGCCCAGCCAGTCGACGGGAGAGCCGCCGAACGCGGTGAGGATGCCGTTGAGGACACCGATCTGCTCGCCCTGGCGGGTGTCGTAGAAGAACTTGAAGATGATCGAGGCGCCGACGAACGAGATCGCCATCGGCATGAAGACCAGCAGCTTGAAGAACTTCTCGCCGCGGCTCTTGTCGATGAAGACCGCGTAGGCGAGGCCGATCGCGGTGGCGGTGATCGGAGCGAGGAGCACCCAGACCACGGTGTTGAGGAAGGCGGTCACGCCGTCGGGGCTGGTGAAGACCCAGATGAAGTTGTCGAGGCCGGCGAATCCGGAGCCGTCGTTCTTCATGAAGGCGTTCAGCGCGGTCGTGATCGTCGGGTAGATCAGGCCGATCAGGATGAAGAAGGCGGCCGGGGCCATGAACGCGATCAGCTGCAGTCCGTAGCCCGCGCCTTTGCGGGACCGGAAGTCGAGCAGGAAGAGGATGCCGCCGAGGACGGCCGCGACGACCGCGACCCACATGACCGAGTTGTACAGGCCGAACGCGAGCAGGAGCACGACCGGCAGGACGACGGTCACGGCGAGACGGAGGACCGTGTAGCCGGTGCCGCGCCGCGGGGCGATCTCGACGAAGAAGAGGATGATCGCGACGACCGCCGCGAACGCCAGAAGGATGATGGGGATCTGCGCGAGCGGGGGGATGCTCGCCAGCCACTGGAAGAAGCCGGACATGGACGCCCTTTCGAGTGCGACTCTGAACTCTGGTGAGGCCCGGTCCGGCCGGACCGCGGGTGCGATCGGGCCGGACGGGCATCGGTCGAGGGCCGCCGCTCCGAGAAGCGGCGGCCCTCCACCCGACTGCTAGGAGGTGTAGCCGGCCTGGATCTCCTCGAGGACCTGATCGGTGCTCGAGCCGTCGATCCAGTCGACCATGCCCTTCCAGAAGCTGTCGGCGCCGACGGACTTCGGCATGAGGTCCGAGCCGTCGAAGCGGAACGTGGTGTCCGGGTCCTGGAGGATGCCGATGGAGTCCTTCAGGATGTCGCTGCCGGCGTTCTCGGCGTCGAGGCCCGTGTTGGCCGAGATGACTCCGCCGAGCTTGACGCGGCTGTTGGCCCAGTCGGCGCTGGCCAGGTACTCCTGGACCTTCGCGGTGTCCTCGTCGTTCGAGAACGCGGCGACCATCTCGCCACCACCGGTGACGGCCTGGGGGTCGTCGGCATTGGTCGGCGGGGTGAGGAAGGCCCAGACGTCGCCGTCCTCGGCCACGTTGGCGCCGGCCGAGATCAGGAAGCCCTCGAAGAACGAGGCCTGGTGGGTCAGGGCGCAGGTGCCGTTCGCGATGTTCTGCGCGACGTCGCCGAAGGCGGTCGAGTTGATCGAGGAGACGTCGCCGTAGCCGGCGTTGACCAGGGTCGGGTCGAGGAGGATCGAGCCGACGGAGTCGAACGCCGCCTTGATCTCGGGGTCGGTGAACGGGGTGTCGCCCGCGACCCAGGAGTCGTAGACGTCGGGGCCGGCCTCGCGGAGGACGGCGTCCTCGATCCAGTCGGTGCCCGGCCAGCCGGACGCCTCACCGGAGTTGAAGCCCGCGCACCAGGACGGTCCGCCGGTCTTCTCGGCGATGGTCTTGCCCAGCGCCTCCATCTCGTCCCAGGTGGTGGGAACGGAGACGCCCCACTCGGCGAACTTCGCCGGCGAGTACCAGATGTAGCCCTTGACGGACGCCATCAGCGGCGCGCCGTACTGCGTGCCGTCGACCTGGCCGTACTTCTGCCAGTCCTCGGACCAGTTGTTCTGGACCTCGGTCAGGGCACCCTCGGGCAGCTCCTGGACCTTGCCGGAGGCGACGGTGTCGGCGAGCAGACCGGGCTGCGGGAAGATCGCGAGGTCGGGGGTGTCGCCACCCTGGACCTTGATGCCGATCTGCTTCTCGAACTCCTTGTCGC
Proteins encoded in this window:
- a CDS encoding ABC transporter substrate-binding protein, with amino-acid sequence MRSSLHRRITLPVAVLAAAGIALAGCSSSSDPNDPNAGGGSSAGTVGTADGVVNVYGTINGDEATLLEQSWADWEEESGIDIKYTGDKEFEKQIGIKVQGGDTPDLAIFPQPGLLADTVASGKVQELPEGALTEVQNNWSEDWQKYGQVDGTQYGAPLMASVKGYIWYSPAKFAEWGVSVPTTWDEMEALGKTIAEKTGGPSWCAGFNSGEASGWPGTDWIEDAVLREAGPDVYDSWVAGDTPFTDPEIKAAFDSVGSILLDPTLVNAGYGDVSSINSTAFGDVAQNIANGTCALTHQASFFEGFLISAGANVAEDGDVWAFLTPPTNADDPQAVTGGGEMVAAFSNDEDTAKVQEYLASADWANSRVKLGGVISANTGLDAENAGSDILKDSIGILQDPDTTFRFDGSDLMPKSVGADSFWKGMVDWIDGSSTDQVLEEIQAGYTS
- a CDS encoding carbohydrate ABC transporter permease: MSVTPTPIQVPVDRSTERSLARGESKIEAASGKVRKATTSRGATLAAAIIAAIWTIPTLGLFISSFRPANDIKTTGWWTIFANPGFTLDNYANALNSGDSLTLGKAFVNSLVITLPAALIPITIASLAAYAFAWIDFKGRNTLFVLVFSLQIVPIQMALVPLLQLFSDGLRIGNLYILPGLGVNGLDGSYAKVWIAHTIFALPLAIFMLHNFISEIPGEVIEAARVDGAGHGQIFFRIVLPLSVPAIASFGIFQFLWVWNDLLVATVFTSGQGLPITKALQDLSGSYGQSWELLTAGAFISIIVPLIVFFALQRFFVRGLLAGATKG
- a CDS encoding ABC transporter ATP-binding protein, which encodes MGDVASGGGMRAGAVRGKISSSDPDAQRRKNSDAPRIDHLFSRIASLFRDHRTKLTLTVALVLVGAALTVVPPLLTQLAFDRGLFPESGRPDFPVLLELVGVMVLIWVVSAVLGVWQTFLTATVGNSVMGELRIRLFRHLQAMELGFFTRTRTGVIQSRLANDVGGVASVLTNTVSSVLGNTVTVIAAVVAMLLLSWQMTIVAVVLTPVLVIAQRRVGQVRARIATKTQESLSEMTAITQETLSVSGILLAKSFGRQESEVTRYADENGRQIELQVRQQMSGQWFFATVQIFLSVIPVVVYLVAAWLILGGTTVTAGTVVAFTTVQARLMWPLLGLMRVALDLQTAGALFARIFEYLDLKPAIADRAGARDVDGELGRVELDEVVFRYPDQTDDVRPTLDRVSVSIEPGQFVAFVGPSGAGKTTISYLVPRLYDVTEGSVRFAGADVRELRQESLVSHIGIVSQETYLFHATIADNLRYARPGATQEELEAAARSANIHDTIASFPDGYDTLVGERGYRLSGGEKQRLAIARVLLKDPAVLILDEATSALDTVSERIVQTALDDAARGRTTIAIAHRLSTVVSADVIHVVDGGRIVESGTHLELLERRGLYASLYAQQVETALSS
- a CDS encoding DUF3105 domain-containing protein; its protein translation is MPKDTMSAKNRARQDKVEAYKREQAKRKRSGRIWIWSLSALAVVAIGGIVAVTVFGNQQIVEARQIDGLQTFENDATHVAGAVEYEQTPPAGGPHNAVWMNCGVYSEPVPNENAVHDLEHGAVWATYDPSLPQSEVDALIAAMPDTYAVVSPYEGLESPIVLSAWDAQVAIDSPEDPRIDAFVERFWQASTAPEPGAPCTGGIDAPGKQ
- a CDS encoding cystathionine beta-synthase: MAYADSVLDLIGDTPLVKLGPVASGVQATVLVKVEYLNPGGSSKDRIATRIIDAAERDGLLKPGGTIVEPTSGNTGIGLALVAQQRGYRCVFVLPDKVGEDKRNVLTAYGAEIVVTPTAVAPEDPDSYYSVSDRLAREIPGAFKPNQYANLNGPLSHYETTGPEIWRDTAGKLTHFVAGVGTGGTISGVGRYLKEVSEGRVQIVGADPEGSVYSGGGGRPYLTEGVGEDFWPSAYDPSVVDRIIASSDAESFAMTRRLAREEGLLVGGSSGLAVSVALKAAAELGPDDVVVVLLPDGGRGYLGKIFNDRWMRSYGFLEHREEGTVRDVLSARAANPSTGDLPALVHVHPSDTVRDAIEIMTTYGVSQLPVLTAEPPVVMGEVVGAVDERELLDRVFSGATSMTDPIGPWAGDALRLIGLGESITAARAALSEANALLVTDEGKPVAVITRQDLLSFATA
- a CDS encoding sugar ABC transporter permease — its product is MSGFFQWLASIPPLAQIPIILLAFAAVVAIILFFVEIAPRRGTGYTVLRLAVTVVLPVVLLLAFGLYNSVMWVAVVAAVLGGILFLLDFRSRKGAGYGLQLIAFMAPAAFFILIGLIYPTITTALNAFMKNDGSGFAGLDNFIWVFTSPDGVTAFLNTVVWVLLAPITATAIGLAYAVFIDKSRGEKFFKLLVFMPMAISFVGASIIFKFFYDTRQGEQIGVLNGILTAFGGSPVDWLGLEPWNTLFLVVVLIWTQAGFAMTVLSAAIKGVPSEQLEAASLDGTNAWQSFWNVVVPGIRSSIVVVLTTISIASLKVFDIVSAMTGGRSDTTVLAFEMVRQFQLGARSGYSAALAVILFLLVLPIVVYNARQLAKQREIR
- a CDS encoding Nramp family divalent metal transporter codes for the protein MTPPITATTRGPADARLLRLLGPAMVAGVAYLDPGNVASNMTAGARFGYLLVWVVVLGNLMAWLIQYLSAKLGLMTGKSLPELLGERLRGRWGRRAYWLQAETVAIATDLAEVIGGAIALNLLFGLPLLAGGLVTGAVSLVLLVIQTRGGAQPFERVITALMVVIAVGFTVGVVVDPPDAGAAAAGLLPRFDGSESVLLAASILGATVMPHAIYAHSALARDRFGRVDGVTARRRILTATRIDVTVALAIAGTVNLAILLLAAHSLSGVAGTDSLEGAHAAIGAALGPVVATLFAVGLLASGLASTSVGAYAGAEIMHGLLNLRVPLVARRLVTLIPALIVLGIGFDPTRALVLSQVVLSFGIPFALVPLVALTRNRALMGDQANRWFTTLGAILAALFLIVLNGLLLWLTFTA
- a CDS encoding DUF305 domain-containing protein, whose amino-acid sequence is MRPASSRGRLLVAAVAAVALLLGAAGGYLFGALAPFSSTATPSTTSAEAGFARDMQVHHLQGAELAMIARDRSTDDEVLTVSKDILLTQQQQAGQLFGWLNSWGLPQAAPEPSMTWMGRPTLAGAADEHSSMGMSTEEDVVPESMPGLATPEQITELGTLTGRDFDRRFLELMIAHHRGAIDMAEALLARSRATVATDFASSVVQAQEAEISLMEQMLADRPAA